Genomic DNA from Sandaracinaceae bacterium:
CTCCTTGATGACGTCGAGCGGCGCGTAGCGCAGCGTGGTGGCCGTGAGGCTCATGTCGGGGATGAGGCCCCACTTGATCTCCATGATGGAGAGCTGCGTCTCGGGGTGCGCGATGCGGATGTCCGCGCCCGCCGCGATCTGGAAGCCGCCGCCCAGCGCCACGCCGTGCAGCGCGGCGATGACGGGCACCTCGAGCTCCTGCCACACCCAGCCCACGCGCTGCGCAAGGTTGGCCGGGCTGTGGTCGCCGCGCGCGAGGAGCGAGCTGCCGCCGCCGGTGGCGAAGGCGCTGAACGCGCTGAAGTCGAGCCCGGCGCAGAAGGCCTGGCCCAGGCCGGAGAGCACCACGGCGCGCACGCTCCTGTCGGCCATCAGCTGCTCGCCCGCGGCGACGATGCCCTCGAACATGGCCACGTCGAGGGCGTTGCGCTTGTCGGGGCGGTTGAACTGGACGTGAGCCACGGAGCCGTGGCGCTCGATGAGGACGCGGTCGGTCATGGGCTTTGTACCGTATTTTCTCGTGAAGCAGGGCGCTCATGGGCAGGATGGGACCCGACCTTTCTATAGACGCCTACTTCGCCGGCACCCAATGCACGCGTCGTGCTCGCTCAGCGGCGGAACGGCGAAGCGTGCGTTGTAATCGACCTATGGGATAGACTCTTAGTGTACGTCCATGAGACGATCCATGAGGACTACGGGCTGAAATGATTCGTGATTCCTATGGGCCAGCCGGCCAAGTGATCCGGTCCGAGGCCTTCCAACCGAGGAGCAGTACTCTTCTCACTCGCACGCGACGCAGCATGAGGAGTGCTAAGGTCAGCGCGAAGAGTTCGAGTAAGCGGGACATCGTGCGGGCTCAGCCGTGCCCTGGCTGCACCGGCGGACAATTCGAATGACGAGCGGACCGCGTCGACGACTCACCGTGCGTGGGGCGCGGTCTGAACTCGAGAGCTATCGTCCGTGGCTGGACGTGGCGCCCCTCGGTGGGAGCAGCCCCGCTGGCATAGCTCACTACGCGCTTGCCTATCACTACCTCGTCACCGCGTGCCCATCGCAATCTCCGCTGACCGTGCTCGACCTCGGATGCCACGTGGGGCTGTTCGTCGACTTTCTGGGTACCCGCGGTCACGCCGCCATCGGCGTGGAGAAGAGCACCCACCTTGCCGAGCTCGGGCGGGCTCGTGGACTCGACGTCCGGCGCGGCGACGTCGTCGACCTCGGGGACCTCGTGGCGCCGGCCAGCATCCATCTTGCTGTTGCCATGCGCCTGTTTCATGCAGAGGCCCCTCCGTTCGAGCCGGTCTGGGTAGAGCGGTTCGCACGTGCCGTTCGCACTGTCCTGCGCCCGGACGCGGCCCTGTTCTGCGAGGCC
This window encodes:
- a CDS encoding crotonase/enoyl-CoA hydratase family protein, which encodes MTDRVLIERHGSVAHVQFNRPDKRNALDVAMFEGIVAAGEQLMADRSVRAVVLSGLGQAFCAGLDFSAFSAFATGGGSSLLARGDHSPANLAQRVGWVWQELEVPVIAALHGVALGGGFQIAAGADIRIAHPETQLSIMEIKWGLIPDMSLTATTLRYAPLDVIKELMFTGRIVRGEEALALRLVTRLAEDPVAEALALAATIATKNPDAIRAGKRLLNHSLDIPVDARLRFETELQLQLLGSKNQMEAVMANMQKREPVFSDHWDDGED